DNA sequence from the Juglans microcarpa x Juglans regia isolate MS1-56 chromosome 5S, Jm3101_v1.0, whole genome shotgun sequence genome:
TTGAAAGCATCAGTTTGCGGATTTGCAAGATTACATCATAGGCTTGTACCAAGCATACACAATTTATCTATAAGCCTTTCAAGGCTTAAAGGTTTTTTGAGATTTCAACAAATGCTAATTCGAGAAAGCTGTCATTGACTAATTGACTATATGGGATCACCTACGAAAGTCTTGCATCAATATGTTGCCTCATACAAGGCCATAAAGTCCGATTTGTCAtatcattttttacattatCTCAATTTATGGCCTTTTGGTCGTTCCTCAATGCTGTGCAGCACTGTCAATCTGACATATTTATGTGGGATTAACTAAATTGGTTGATACTAATTTCAATGGCCATTTTTAATTTCTCCAATGTAGGATTGACATTCTTGTATTGATATTAGGCTGATTACAAAATCTTAATGAGTGCTTCTCTTCTTTGCTGATGCAAGGCGTTTCTTGTTCCTTTCCTGCTTTCATAGGTAGAAGACTCAAGTGAAATAGTTGAAGAAACCCCACCTGGTCAACAGCAGAGTCCACAACACCTTATATTAGAATTACCATCAATAGTTATCAAGGACGACAGAGAGGATTATACAAGAAAAAACTTGCCCCAAACACCAAGTCACACTCCTAAAAGAGTAAATTTTTCCCCATTACCGAGCCCTAGCTCTGGGAGAGTTAATTTTTCCCCatcaagaaataaatttacCATAAAAACCCTTCTACCAAAACTAAGTTTCAAACATCAAAGTACTACTGCAGACATCGAGAAGGAAGCCATTATACAACTAGGAGGTTCACCGGCAGGGGTATGGGAGAAGCATCAGTTTTCAAGGACATTTTCTCTTACAAAGCTATTTATGTCAAAAACGAATAAAGCATCATCCTTACCCGTGAGCCCAATTGCTCACTCAAATCCAGAGACTATGCATGGATGGAATGTGATCAGTCCATTAAGTTCTGTTGTGAGTATTAACCAGTTACCtaaagaattattattttgtgtaaagTAATTTAAATGGTTGTTTGTGTTTTCTTTAATACTTTAACATAATACAGGGTGAGAATCATTGTTAcagaaaatcttttattttatataggttCCAATTTATGCATCTCATTGCTTTTAGTTGGAATTCTTAATATTATTGTGTGGATGTAAATATTCAGTACAACAACATCACACTTAAGCCCTTAACTATTTGAAAATTTCTTGATTTAAGGACGTTGGTGCTTATGTAATCTTATTGTAGATTTGCTTTACTTTTTCTGTACTTGGTCAATATTACCCGGCTTGCTGACACTTTATGATAGTCAAATTCATTAACAAACTTCTGTATTTTTCAGAGGGCCATGCTACTTCCTAAATATTAATCCTTTCAAGCACATTTATGGTTGGCAATGCAGGTAGTGTGCAAAGCCATTCCCTAACTTCACCCTCATCTTCTGTACGGTATATTCACTCCTCAGATCAATGCAGAACATGTTGGGAAAGGTTGTTATAAAAGTTATGATTACAGTAGTTTTAGGTGGAGTCTGACCAGCAGTAGATTCTAGTTGGTTTACTATTCAATTGTGTGTTACATGAGTTTCATTGGCAGAGCTTAACATCAGGGTACCTAGagttttttttctaaatctatatGAGTTTGCTTTTTGATGAACTAATGGAACTGAGGTATGTAGTTCACTGCTTTGTTAATCCCTCTCTAGCATCTCTTAATCTTTGAACAGTAAATAGCTCTGGGGTGGAGCTTGTAACACTTTGTTGTCAACTTTATATCCTAATTACACTTGTTAAAAGTCTATGCATatcttttacttaaaaaatgcATTTAGACAGTGTTATAATTTGGCAAGTcaatattcttacaatatgTTGTCCACTTCTATACTTGGTTCTTACATAATTCCTCTCTATACAGAAAGGAGGGGGCTGGCGGTCTATCCACCGTTCTCGTTCAGTCCCTGACCTTAGCAAGGAAGGAAGTGTATCTGTCCCTGGTGGTTTCCGTGTAATTCCCAGCACACCACGAAGATCTGAGAGGACTGTCACAACAACAACTAACCAATCTCTAGGAGATGATATTGGTAAATTCCACCCCCTCCCTCCCTTGCCCTTGCAGGTGGGGGAAGGGGAAGTATTGAAAATGCGTTTTTGCAATTATTCTTGATTGTGTATCCACAAATTATAACAACCCTCCTCTCCATCACATCTTGAGAGCattatgttaaaatatattattacaaaatCAATGGAAGGAATTTGCCGGTTGATTGGCCAATTCAACTCAGCAGGTTGTGATAAGTGCACTTGGCTTAATTATAGAGCTTCAAATCCCAGAAATGGCAGCAAGACATCAATGCTAGTGTGGTTCACTACAAAGCAGAGCATACATCTAAAATGGCAAATATCAATTCTTTGCTGCCTTTCTGTATTCATGGCTCCTGGTGACACAACTGTTTTTGTAATGGAAACTCATGCtatatgtaaatttgtagtCTTATAAAGAGCCTGGTTGATATagtttatttgtatattttaatttgaatttttttccatGTTTTGTACCGCATGATAACCAACCTATGCCTTATCTTAGTTTTGTGATTCAGATGGAAATGATGATGGTGGTGAAAATATTGCTGATGAAGAAGCTGTTTGTAGAATCTGCTATGTTGAACTTGGGGAGGGTGCTGACACCCTCAAAATGGGATGTAGCTGCAAAGGTGAACTTGCTTTGGCCCACAAAGAATGCGCTGTAAAATGGTTTAGCATTAAGGGTAGTAAAATATGTGATGTGTGCAAGCAAGAGGTTCAGAACCTACCTGTCACGCTTCTACGAGTTCAAAATGTTCAGGTCCTTAACTTGCAAGAGAGTGGTCAGCAAGCTGACTTTGCTAGACATAGGCAAGTAAACGTTTTACCTGCTGCAAAGCACTAGAAAAGGACAGATTTgtttctccattttttccattttatttcctGCTACATATTCTTCAAAAAATGCTTGTCATTAAAcaaaacccaatttttttattttttattttagttttctttctcGTATACATTGGTTGAGTACTTTGTTCCAAGTCCACTTGACGCAACTCATTTACAAGTCTGGTTTTCTAGTATACAATTTGAAGACTTGAAATTCCTTTTTTGTGGCGTCtgtaatttgttttcaaattaaatGGTCTGTAACTCATGTCTAAAATACGTTATATGCAATCTTCTGAGATCATATAACTGAAAGGTGACGCGATATTTTGTCAGGATATGGCAGGATGTTCCGGTTCTTGTCATTGTCAGCATGCTTgcttacttttcatttttagaGCAGCTTCTGGTAAGTTTAGTGACTTCAAATGCCATCTTCCCAGCCTGTAGGACTTCATAATATTATCATGTGGACAGATTTCAAAAATGGGATCCGGTGCAATTGCCATTTCTCTCCCATTTTCCTGCATAATCGGTCTTCTAGCATCCATGGCAGCCACAACAATGGGTAGGCCAACTTTGTATTCCGTATATTAGAAATGCTTTTCATGGATGGATCCTGTCATCACAGAGTGATACTGATTACTCATTTGTGTGTAGTAAGCAGAAAATATATCTGGGTTTATGCGGGCATTCAATTTGTGCTGGTGGTTCTCTTTGGACATCTTTTTTACTCGTTGGTAAGAGATTCTTTCAATCACTAACATTATGAcatggctctctctctctctctctggattTCCAATGATGAGTTCTAGGCTTGAAGTTTAAACATTGTTGGATCCAATCAAAAAAGCAAAAAGCTGTAAACTTAGGCGATACTATTAAAGCGTTTCATGTCTGTCTGGAATCAGCAGGTTCGTATCCAGCCCGTTCTATCTGTCCTTGTTGCCACACTTACTGGGTTCGCAGTTACAATGTGTGGACATTCTATTATTGTTGAGGTTTGGAAGTGGAAAACAAGGTCCCCTTCTTCATCAAATCAACGGCAGGGCCAGATCGATTGACTGAAAATGCAGATCAATTTCAGACGGATCTTCACCATCATGCAAGTGAAATGGGAGATGTAGAAGCTATCCATGGCGGCTGATTGGATATCTTTCAGATTCATTAATGCGTGCCACAAGCAGTGGCATCATAAGATCAATGGTGTTTTGCTGTGTAAATTACTagatgattttgtatattttgagcCCTGTAGCCTCCTATAGGCTATTGGGTCTAATGCATCGTTAATATGATGAAGACTGATATCTCTTACTTGGCTTTGAAGAAAAGGGGAGGGGAGAGGATGTGCTGAGTGACTGTAAAATTATTAAGATTTAggcccgtttggattgaaaactcATATcgactcatcttatcttaatattacaatttttttaaattctcacacaaaatatactaaaaaatttgagtttctcaaatcttaaaataataataatattaaaaataatattttaataatattttattcaaatcatttaaaactatctcaatgAATCCAAACGGAAAGATGCATGAGAACCCTATGGTAACCTAAAAACAGTTCACACGTACATGGTACAAAAAACTTTGTTAAATTA
Encoded proteins:
- the LOC121267596 gene encoding uncharacterized protein LOC121267596 isoform X2, with protein sequence MENDEPFAKQSVQSASTISKDDHPTRQVEDSSEIVEETPPGQQQSPQHLILELPSIVIKDDREDYTRKNLPQTPSHTPKRVNFSPLPSPSSGRVNFSPSRNKFTIKTLLPKLSFKHQSTTADIEKEAIIQLGGSPAGVWEKHQFSRTFSLTKLFMSKTNKASSLPVSPIAHSNPETMHGWNVISPLSSVKGGGWRSIHRSRSVPDLSKEGSVSVPGGFRVIPSTPRRSERTVTTTTNQSLGDDIDGNDDGGENIADEEAVCRICYVELGEGADTLKMGCSCKGELALAHKECAVKWFSIKGSKICDVCKQEVQNLPVTLLRVQNVQVLNLQESGQQADFARHRIWQDVPVLVIVSMLAYFSFLEQLLISKMGSGAIAISLPFSCIIGLLASMAATTMVSRKYIWVYAGIQFVLVVLFGHLFYSLVRIQPVLSVLVATLTGFAVTMCGHSIIVEVWKWKTRSPSSSNQRQGQID
- the LOC121267596 gene encoding uncharacterized protein LOC121267596 isoform X3; the encoded protein is MENDEPFAKQSVQSASTISKDDHPTRQVEDSSEIVEETPPGQQQSPQHLILELPSIVIKDDREDYTRKNLPQTPSHTPKRVNFSPLPSPSSGRVNFSPSRNKFTIKTLLPKLSFKHQSTTADIEKEAIIQLGGSPAGVWEKHQFSRTFSLTKLFMSKTNKASSLPVSPIAHSNPETMHGWNVISPLSSVKGGGWRSIHRSRSVPDLSKEGSVSVPGGFRVIPSTPRRSERTVTTTTNQSLGDDIDGNDDGGENIADEEAVCRICYVELGEGADTLKMGCSCKGELALAHKECAVKWFSIKGSKICDVCKQEVQNLPVTLLRVQNVQVLNLQESGQQADFARHRIWQDVPVLVIVSMLAYFSFLEQLLISKMGSGAIAISLPFSCIIGLLASMAATTMENISGFMRAFNLCWWFSLDIFFTRCRFVSSPFYLSLLPHLLGSQLQCVDILLLLRFGSGKQGPLLHQINGRARSID
- the LOC121267596 gene encoding uncharacterized protein LOC121267596 isoform X4, with translation MENDEPFAKQSVQSASTISKDDHPTRQVEDSSEIVEETPPGQQQSPQHLILELPSIVIKDDREDYTRKNLPQTPSHTPKRVNFSPLPSPSSGRVNFSPSRNKFTIKTLLPKLSFKHQSTTADIEKEAIIQLGGSPAGVWEKHQFSRTFSLTKLFMSKTNKASSLPVSPIAHSNPETMHGWNVISPLSSVKGGGWRSIHRSRSVPDLSKEGSVSVPGGFRVIPSTPRRSERTVTTTTNQSLGDDIDGNDDGGENIADEEAVCRICYVELGEGADTLKMGCSCKGELALAHKECAVKWFSIKGSKICDVCKQEVQNLPVTLLRVQNVQVLNLQESGQQADFARHRIWQDVPVLVIVSMLAYFSFLEQLLISKMGSGAIAISLPFSCIIGLLASMAATTMENISGFMRAFNLCWWFSLDIFFTRWFVSSPFYLSLLPHLLGSQLQCVDILLLLRFGSGKQGPLLHQINGRARSID
- the LOC121267596 gene encoding uncharacterized protein LOC121267596 isoform X1 — protein: MENDEPFAKQSVQSASTISKDDHPTRQVEDSSEIVEETPPGQQQSPQHLILELPSIVIKDDREDYTRKNLPQTPSHTPKRVNFSPLPSPSSGRVNFSPSRNKFTIKTLLPKLSFKHQSTTADIEKEAIIQLGGSPAGVWEKHQFSRTFSLTKLFMSKTNKASSLPVSPIAHSNPETMHGWNVISPLSSVKGGGWRSIHRSRSVPDLSKEGSVSVPGGFRVIPSTPRRSERTVTTTTNQSLGDDIDGNDDGGENIADEEAVCRICYVELGEGADTLKMGCSCKGELALAHKECAVKWFSIKGSKICDVCKQEVQNLPVTLLRVQNVQVLNLQESGQQADFARHRIWQDVPVLVIVSMLAYFSFLEQLLISKMGSGAIAISLPFSCIIGLLASMAATTMVSRKYIWVYAGIQFVLVVLFGHLFYSLQVRIQPVLSVLVATLTGFAVTMCGHSIIVEVWKWKTRSPSSSNQRQGQID